A stretch of Lathyrus oleraceus cultivar Zhongwan6 chromosome 6, CAAS_Psat_ZW6_1.0, whole genome shotgun sequence DNA encodes these proteins:
- the LOC127098104 gene encoding beta-hexosaminidase 1 encodes MGWCYCYKPTLLIIVFTFFISQSFAAKFSLPFIWPLPAKFSFGNETLSVDPTLPLIGNAADSPIVKAGFDRFKGIVFTNNGYTFGFVRTDKAVYDVNKLNVVVHNKTEELQLGVDESYNLFITKATGSGKVTIEANTVFGALRGLETFSQLCSFDYSTKTVQIYKAPWSIQDKPRFPFRGLMLDTSRHYLPVNVIKQIIESMSYAKLNVLHWHIVDEQSFPLEVPSYPNLWKGSYSKWERYTVEDAYEVVNFAKMRGINVMAEVDVPGHAKSWGIGYPDVWPSPSCKTPLDVSKGSTFDVLSGIMTDMRKIFPFELFHLGGDEVDTECWTNTSRVNKWLQSHNMTANDAYEYFVLKAQHMALSKNWTPVNWEETFNTFPTKLHPRTVVHNWLGSGVCPQVVAKGLRCIFSNQGVWYLDHVDVPWDVVYNADPIEGIHEASEQKLVLGGEVCMWAEVADTSDVQQTIWPRAAAAAERLWSPRQFTTGRNGNLTALPRLQYFRCLLNRRGVPAAPVTNFYARKPPTGPGSCYEQ; translated from the exons ATGGGTTGGTGCTACTGCTACAAACCCACATTACTCATCATTGTTTTCACATTCTTCATTTCTCAATCATTCGCAGCCAAATTCTCACTTCCTTTCATTTGGCCTCTCCCTGCTAAATTCTCATTCGGTAATGAAACTCTTTCCGTTGATCCAACACTCCCCCTCATCGGAAACGCTGCTGACTCGCCCATTGTTAAAGCCGGTTTTGATAGATTCAAAGGGATAGTGTTCACTAACAACGGTTACACCTTCGGTTTTGTTAGAACAGACAAAGCTGTTTACGATGTTAATAAGTTGAATGTCGTTGTTCATAACAAAACTGAAGAG CTTCAACTTGGAGTAGATGAAAGCTATAATTTGTTCATTACAAAAGCAACTGGTTCTGGCAAAGTGACCATTGAG GCAAATACTGTTTTTGGTGCATTGCGTGGATTAGAG ACGTTCAGCCAATTGTGTTCTTTTGATTATTCAACGAAAACCGTACAAATATACAAGGCACCTTGGTCCATCCAAGACAAACCAAGATTTCCTTTTCGCGGCCTCATGTTAG ATACATCAAGACACTATTTACCAGTTAATGTTATTAAGCAGATAATTGAATCTATGTCATATGCCAAACTT AATGTTTTACATTGGCACATCGTAGATGAACAGTCGTTTCCTCTTGAAGTACCTTCATATCCGAATTTGTGGAAAGGTTCATACTCAAAGTGGGAACGATACACAGTTGAGGATGCATATGAAGTTGTCAA CTTTGCCAAAATGAGAG GTATAAATGTGATGGCAGAAGTGGATGTCCCTGGTCATGCTAAGTCATG GGGTATTGGATATCCAGATGTTTGGCCATCGCCCTCGTGTAAAACCCCACTTGATGTTTCAAAGGGGTCTACCTTTGATGTACTTTCTGGCATTATGACAG ATATGAGAAAAATATTCCCCTTTGAACTATTTCACTTGGGTGGTGATGAAGTGGATACAG AATGCTGGACCAATACTTCTCGTGTGAATAAGTG GCTTCAGAGTCACAACATGACTGCTAATGATGCTTACGAATATTTTGTACTGAAGGCTCAACACATGGCTCTTTCAAAAAACTGGACTCCTGTGAACTG GGAAGAAACCTTCAACACGTTTCCGACAAAGCTCCATCCGCGAACTGTAGTGCATAACTG GTTGGGCTCCGGTGTCTGCCCGCAGGTTGTAGCAAAAGGCTTGAGGTGTATTTTCAGTAACCAGGGTGTATGGTATCTTGACCATGTAGATGTACCTTGGGATGTTGTATATAACGCTGACCCAATAGAAGGAATACACGAAGCTTCTGAACAAAAACTTGTGCTTGGAGGAGAAGTTTGCATGTGGGCTGAGGTAGCTGATACATCCGATGTTCAGCAAACAATATGGCCTCGGGCTGCTGCAGCCGCAG AACGTTTGTGGAGTCCGAGACAATTTACTACCGGTAGAAATGGTAACTTAACTGCGTTACCGCGACTGCAATACTTCAGATGTCTGCTGAATAGAAGAGGGGTTCCAGCTGCTCCTGTGACAAATTTTTATGCTAGAAAGCCTCCTACTGGACCAGGTTCATGCTATGAGCAATAA